The [Pseudomonas] carboxydohydrogena genome includes a window with the following:
- a CDS encoding acyl carrier protein, whose product MTPERTQVEADILKFVASRCPNYPGLALDTDLLEEGLLDSLLLIDVIFQIEERYGIKLGGEHVGPAHFRSPAAIVDLVMSQVASARA is encoded by the coding sequence ATGACGCCGGAGCGGACACAGGTCGAGGCCGATATTCTGAAGTTCGTGGCGTCGCGTTGCCCGAATTATCCCGGCCTCGCGCTCGACACCGATCTGCTGGAGGAGGGGCTTCTGGATTCGCTGCTGCTGATCGATGTGATTTTTCAGATCGAGGAGCGCTACGGCATCAAGCTCGGCGGCGAGCATGTTGGGCCTGCGCATTTCCGTTCGCCCGCAGCGATCGTCGATCTGGTGATGAGCCAGGTCGCGTCGGCGCGGGCATAA
- a CDS encoding 2-oxo acid dehydrogenase subunit E2 has product MKWPLVSRPLPNADIPLYNRYYLHAPKASHVDPVIVMGTEFEADALLAFLQEKNRKGGTILTTAHALIRATGLALAQFPEMNTRVVGRRVYRFRDIGIRMAFFHRKAGEIDLLLVTSPDKKSVEEIAAEVWRRLLEAARGNGGRDRDLARMRKVPAFWFRQMMRFYGLLDRHFHLPAVSRLDELRGGSAMVNDLSHAGSPPMRSYKPSRFADGSDSLNLTLGPVEKKLVMRDSAPVEIRVMPLFMRADHRLADAYQIGRFLAAMRETLQNPERLAVTPADQ; this is encoded by the coding sequence ATGAAATGGCCTCTCGTCAGCCGCCCGCTGCCGAACGCGGACATCCCGCTCTACAACCGCTATTACCTGCACGCGCCGAAGGCGAGCCATGTCGATCCGGTGATCGTGATGGGCACCGAATTCGAGGCCGATGCGCTGCTTGCGTTTCTTCAGGAGAAGAATCGCAAGGGCGGCACCATCCTGACCACCGCGCATGCGCTGATCCGCGCCACCGGCCTTGCACTCGCGCAATTCCCCGAGATGAACACCCGCGTCGTCGGACGCCGCGTCTACCGCTTTCGCGATATCGGCATTCGCATGGCGTTCTTCCATCGCAAGGCGGGCGAAATCGATCTGCTGCTGGTGACGTCGCCGGACAAGAAAAGCGTCGAGGAGATCGCCGCCGAAGTCTGGCGGCGCTTGCTGGAGGCCGCGCGCGGCAACGGCGGCCGCGACCGCGATCTGGCGCGGATGCGCAAGGTGCCGGCGTTCTGGTTTCGCCAGATGATGCGTTTCTACGGCTTGCTCGACCGCCACTTCCATCTGCCGGCGGTCAGCCGTCTCGACGAACTGCGCGGCGGCAGCGCCATGGTGAACGATCTTTCGCACGCGGGCTCGCCGCCGATGCGCAGCTACAAGCCGAGCCGTTTCGCCGATGGCAGCGACTCGCTCAACCTGACGCTGGGGCCGGTGGAAAAGAAACTGGTGATGCGCGACAGCGCGCCGGTCGAAATTCGCGTGATGCCGCTGTTCATGCGCGCCGACCACCGGCTCGCGGACGCCTATCAGATCGGGCGCTTTCTCGCCGCCATGCGCGAAACGCTGCAAAATCCCGAGCGGCTTGCGGTCACGCCAGCAGATCAGTAG
- a CDS encoding protein-S-isoprenylcysteine O-methyltransferase, producing MLLLASKIIWAIGVVGWFIIRLPHDRRSKRTPKARNASGLREKLLLGTSTTGLGILPALYVFGHAFRFADYPLHPLQVVIGGLIFAAALWMFYRTHKDLGRNWSVTLEVREQHRLVTEGVYNRVRHPMYAAFWLWALAQAFLLPNWIAGPAGLIGFGTLFFMRVGREEQMMLDTFGDEYRAYMQRTARVVPGIY from the coding sequence GTGCTTCTTCTGGCGAGCAAGATTATCTGGGCCATCGGCGTGGTGGGATGGTTCATCATCCGCCTGCCGCATGATCGCCGCTCGAAGCGCACGCCGAAAGCCCGCAACGCCTCGGGACTGCGCGAAAAACTATTGCTCGGCACCTCGACCACCGGGCTCGGCATCCTGCCCGCGCTCTATGTGTTCGGCCACGCCTTCCGCTTCGCCGATTACCCGCTGCATCCGCTTCAGGTCGTGATCGGCGGCCTCATTTTCGCGGCCGCGCTGTGGATGTTCTATCGCACCCACAAGGATCTCGGCCGCAACTGGTCGGTCACGCTCGAAGTCCGCGAGCAACACCGGCTCGTCACCGAAGGCGTCTACAACCGCGTTCGCCACCCGATGTACGCCGCTTTCTGGCTGTGGGCGCTGGCGCAGGCGTTCCTGCTGCCGAACTGGATCGCTGGCCCGGCGGGCCTGATCGGTTTCGGAACCCTGTTCTTCATGCGCGTCGGGCGCGAAGAGCAGATGATGCTCGACACTTTCGGCGACGAATATCGCGCCTACATGCAACGGACCGCGCGCGTGGTGCCGGGCATCTACTGA
- a CDS encoding chloride channel protein, whose translation MTAPASKLYLEAPRRLRALVRARESSLIVLAAIVGILGGLFVALMSRSVGLLHEVLFNIPHGERLSSQSVLEPMRAVLMPTLGGLLFGLSLLALHRWRPGREIDPIEANALHGGKMSFRGSIVVALQTIWSSGVGASVGTEAGYTQISSGTASMLGQAFHLRRSDQRILVGCGSAAAIAGAFGAPLAGAFYAFELIVSGYTPASLAPIGVASVIGYAVAHQLAPTVPGIILSQVGTVTSQDIAIALALGFLCALAGIAVMRAVAIWDMVMSRSRLWLPLRPTLGGLVMGLFALQAPQVMSSGHGALHTTNVVTLPVLMVAFLFALKILASVISLGSGFRGGLFFSSLLTGALGGHLFAAAMNTLVPSLHLDISVYAVIGMSALSASVVGGPLTMTFIALETTGNLWLTTAVLIAVIVSTQVTRELFGYSFATWRFHLRGETIRSAADIGWIRDLTVGRMMRGDITTVPVAMPIETFRNSYPLGSKTQVIAVDSGQKYAGIVFVADAYASLDTPADIVGDIIRYQGACLLPEMNAQDAVAAFDRAEAESLAVIDKADTRRVIGILTEAHALRRYAEETDRHRRHSIGEA comes from the coding sequence ATGACGGCACCTGCCTCGAAATTGTATCTGGAAGCGCCGCGCCGTTTGCGGGCACTGGTCCGCGCGCGGGAATCGAGCCTGATCGTTCTTGCGGCGATCGTCGGCATCCTGGGCGGCCTCTTCGTGGCGTTGATGAGCCGTTCCGTCGGCCTGCTGCACGAGGTCCTTTTCAACATTCCCCATGGCGAACGGCTGTCGTCCCAGTCGGTCCTGGAGCCGATGCGCGCCGTACTCATGCCGACATTGGGTGGCCTCCTGTTCGGCCTGTCGTTGCTGGCCTTGCATCGCTGGCGGCCCGGCCGGGAGATCGACCCCATCGAAGCCAATGCGCTGCATGGCGGCAAGATGTCGTTCCGCGGCAGCATCGTCGTCGCCCTGCAAACCATCTGGTCGAGCGGCGTCGGCGCCTCGGTCGGCACCGAGGCAGGCTATACCCAGATATCGAGCGGCACCGCCTCCATGCTCGGACAGGCGTTTCACCTGCGCCGCTCCGACCAGCGCATCCTTGTGGGATGCGGCTCCGCCGCCGCCATCGCGGGCGCGTTCGGCGCGCCATTGGCGGGAGCCTTCTACGCCTTTGAACTGATCGTCAGCGGCTATACGCCCGCGAGCCTCGCCCCGATCGGCGTCGCCTCGGTCATCGGCTATGCCGTGGCCCATCAGCTCGCGCCGACCGTCCCCGGCATCATTCTCAGCCAGGTCGGAACGGTTACCAGTCAGGACATTGCCATCGCCCTGGCGCTCGGCTTTCTCTGCGCGCTGGCCGGCATCGCCGTGATGCGCGCGGTCGCGATATGGGACATGGTCATGTCACGCTCGCGGCTGTGGTTGCCGTTGCGTCCGACCCTCGGCGGCCTCGTCATGGGGCTGTTCGCACTACAGGCCCCTCAGGTGATGTCCTCGGGCCATGGCGCGCTGCATACCACCAATGTGGTCACGCTGCCGGTCTTGATGGTCGCGTTCCTGTTCGCGCTCAAAATTCTCGCTTCGGTGATCTCTCTCGGCTCGGGCTTTCGCGGCGGCCTGTTCTTCTCCTCGCTCCTGACCGGCGCGCTCGGCGGCCACCTGTTCGCGGCGGCCATGAATACACTGGTGCCGTCGCTGCACCTCGACATCAGCGTCTATGCCGTCATCGGCATGAGCGCGCTATCGGCCTCCGTGGTCGGCGGGCCACTGACCATGACCTTCATCGCGCTGGAGACCACCGGCAATCTCTGGCTGACGACGGCCGTGCTGATCGCGGTCATCGTCTCGACACAGGTCACGCGCGAACTGTTCGGCTACTCCTTCGCGACATGGCGCTTCCATCTGCGCGGCGAAACCATCCGCAGCGCCGCCGACATCGGATGGATTCGCGATCTCACTGTCGGCCGCATGATGCGCGGCGACATCACCACCGTGCCGGTAGCGATGCCGATCGAGACCTTCCGCAACAGCTACCCGCTCGGCTCGAAAACACAGGTGATCGCGGTGGATTCCGGGCAGAAATATGCGGGCATCGTCTTCGTCGCCGACGCCTATGCCTCACTCGACACGCCGGCCGACATCGTCGGCGACATCATCCGCTATCAGGGCGCCTGCCTGTTGCCCGAGATGAACGCGCAGGATGCGGTAGCGGCGTTCGACCGCGCCGAGGCGGAATCGCTCGCGGTGATCGACAAGGCCGATACGCGCCGCGTCATCGGTATCCTGACGGAGGCGCATGCGTTGCGCCGCTATGCCGAGGAAACCGATCGTCACCGCCGCCACTCAATCGGCGAGGCATAA
- a CDS encoding CsbD family protein: MDEKRLEGAANSVAGKAEAAYGRLTGDAAAQAKGGAREAAGAVQRIYGQARDAVADAADNLGDTASDLASQAAETAGQYYRQGNRAIASTIRHQPLGALLAAGAAGFALALLINRPPAWRRQRWSGLRDWR; this comes from the coding sequence ATGGACGAAAAGCGTTTGGAAGGCGCGGCCAATTCGGTCGCGGGCAAGGCCGAAGCAGCATATGGGCGGCTGACGGGCGATGCGGCGGCGCAGGCGAAGGGCGGTGCGCGCGAGGCCGCCGGCGCCGTGCAGCGGATTTATGGACAGGCCAGGGATGCCGTCGCGGATGCCGCGGACAATCTTGGCGATACCGCGTCCGATCTCGCCTCGCAGGCGGCCGAAACAGCCGGGCAATATTACCGGCAGGGCAATCGCGCCATCGCCTCAACCATCAGGCATCAGCCGCTGGGCGCGCTTCTTGCCGCCGGCGCGGCCGGCTTCGCGCTCGCTCTGCTGATCAACCGTCCGCCGGCATGGCGGCGCCAGCGCTGGAGCGGCCTGCGCGATTGGCGATAG
- the ppc gene encoding phosphoenolpyruvate carboxylase — MSSDVSAFERKPVSRPSDLPGREDASLSEADAQLRAEIRLLGRILGDTVRDQEGDDVFDLVESIRQASIRFHRDEDIGARHELEAMLDGRSIAETVRIVRAFSYFSHLANIAEDQNHIRQTRIQSGAGLATAATTLAGTVERAREAGFSTKQLRDFFDNALVSPVLTAHPTEVRRKSTIDREMDIAALLEERDRTQMTAEELADNDEQLRRCVLTLWQTNLLRRTKLTVLDEVQNGLSFYDYTFLKQLPRLLSLLEDRLGAGEDGKELASFLKMGSWIGGDRDGNPFVTADVLRGTLQLQCERVLNFYVDELRKLYGELSLAVDLVKVTPELLALNERSPAVSAHRDREPYRRAVNGVFARLKATAREFGVRVTGRPVPDGVQPYESVEVLRADLDIINRSLIENGSGVIARGRLRRIRRAVDCFGFHLASLDLRQNSAVHERTIAELFEVVAPGTNYLNLSEDQRCALLVRELHTARPLVSPFVNYGEETSGELAVLRAAAEAHARFGRQCIPQSIVSMSEGVSDLLEIAVLLKEVGLIDTNGASHINLVPLFETIEDLRNCAGIMDRALSLPEYRGLVDSRGGIQEVMLGYSDSNKDGGFVTSGWELYKAEISLVEVFAKHNVRLRLFHGRGGSVGRGGGPSYEAVLAQPGGAVQGQIRITEQGEIISSKYTNPEVGRQNLEILAAATLEASLLQPQHSAPRQEYLAAMEELSALAFASYRGLVYETEGFEEYFWASTVINEIASLNIGSRPASRSKTRRIENLRAIPWVFSWAQCRLMLPGWYGFGSAVSEWIGKNPDKGLPFLRELYREWPFFGMLLSNMDMVLSKSSIAVASRYAELVPDKTLRDTIFLRIRTEWQNSIGWLLKIMEQDRLLGHNPLLERSIRHRFPYLDPLNHVQVEFLKAYRSKNEDPQVLRGIQITINGISAGLRNSG; from the coding sequence ATGTCGTCCGACGTCTCGGCTTTCGAGCGAAAGCCTGTTTCACGCCCCAGCGATCTTCCCGGCCGGGAAGACGCTTCCTTGTCCGAGGCCGACGCTCAATTGCGCGCGGAAATCCGGCTGCTGGGGCGCATTCTGGGCGACACGGTTCGCGATCAGGAAGGCGATGATGTCTTCGATCTGGTGGAAAGCATCCGCCAGGCATCGATCCGCTTCCATCGCGACGAGGACATCGGCGCCCGCCATGAACTGGAGGCGATGCTGGACGGCCGTTCCATCGCCGAGACGGTGCGGATCGTGCGCGCCTTCAGCTATTTCTCCCACCTCGCCAACATCGCCGAGGACCAGAACCACATCCGCCAGACCCGCATCCAGAGCGGGGCGGGGCTGGCCACGGCGGCGACGACGCTGGCCGGAACGGTGGAGCGCGCCCGCGAGGCGGGCTTCTCGACGAAGCAGTTGCGCGACTTCTTCGACAATGCGCTGGTGAGCCCGGTTCTGACCGCGCATCCGACCGAGGTGCGCCGCAAGAGCACCATCGACCGCGAAATGGACATCGCGGCGCTTTTGGAAGAGCGCGACCGCACCCAGATGACGGCGGAGGAGCTTGCCGACAATGACGAGCAACTGCGTCGCTGCGTGCTGACGCTGTGGCAGACCAACCTTCTGCGCCGGACCAAGCTCACCGTGCTGGACGAAGTGCAGAACGGCCTGTCGTTCTACGATTACACCTTCCTCAAGCAGTTGCCGCGCCTGTTGAGCCTGCTGGAAGACCGCCTCGGCGCCGGCGAGGACGGAAAAGAACTGGCCTCGTTCCTGAAAATGGGAAGCTGGATCGGCGGCGACCGCGACGGCAATCCGTTCGTCACCGCCGACGTCTTGCGCGGCACGTTGCAACTGCAATGCGAGCGGGTGCTGAATTTCTACGTGGACGAACTGCGCAAGCTCTACGGCGAATTGTCTCTCGCGGTGGATCTCGTGAAGGTGACGCCGGAATTGCTGGCGCTGAACGAGCGCTCGCCTGCTGTTTCCGCGCATCGCGATCGCGAGCCTTATCGCCGCGCCGTGAACGGCGTTTTCGCGCGGCTGAAGGCGACGGCGCGCGAATTCGGCGTGCGTGTCACCGGCCGCCCCGTCCCGGACGGGGTACAGCCATACGAAAGCGTCGAGGTCCTCCGCGCCGATCTCGACATCATCAACCGTTCGCTGATCGAAAACGGCTCAGGCGTGATCGCGCGGGGCCGCTTGCGGCGGATACGTCGTGCGGTGGATTGCTTCGGCTTCCATCTCGCGAGCCTCGACCTGCGGCAGAATTCGGCGGTGCACGAGCGCACCATCGCGGAATTGTTCGAGGTGGTCGCGCCGGGCACGAACTATCTGAACCTGTCGGAAGATCAGCGTTGTGCGTTGCTGGTGCGCGAACTTCACACCGCGCGTCCGCTGGTCTCGCCCTTCGTCAACTATGGCGAGGAGACGAGCGGCGAACTCGCGGTGCTGCGGGCCGCCGCCGAGGCCCATGCGCGGTTCGGGCGTCAATGCATTCCGCAGAGCATCGTGTCGATGTCGGAGGGCGTTTCCGATCTTCTCGAAATCGCGGTTCTACTCAAGGAAGTCGGCCTGATCGACACCAATGGCGCGAGCCACATCAATCTGGTGCCGTTGTTCGAGACCATCGAGGATTTGCGCAATTGCGCCGGCATCATGGACCGCGCGCTGTCGCTGCCGGAATATCGCGGTCTGGTCGATAGCCGCGGCGGCATTCAGGAAGTGATGCTGGGCTATTCCGACAGCAACAAGGATGGCGGTTTCGTCACCTCGGGCTGGGAATTGTACAAGGCCGAAATCAGCCTCGTTGAGGTGTTCGCGAAGCATAACGTGCGGCTCCGGCTGTTTCACGGCCGTGGCGGCTCGGTGGGTCGCGGCGGCGGCCCGAGCTACGAGGCGGTTCTGGCGCAGCCGGGCGGCGCGGTGCAGGGACAGATCCGCATCACGGAGCAGGGCGAGATCATCTCGTCGAAATACACCAACCCGGAAGTCGGCCGGCAGAATCTGGAAATCCTCGCCGCCGCGACGCTGGAAGCAAGCCTGTTGCAGCCGCAGCACTCCGCGCCGCGCCAGGAATATCTCGCCGCGATGGAGGAATTGTCCGCGCTCGCCTTCGCCTCCTATCGGGGACTCGTCTACGAGACGGAGGGCTTCGAGGAATATTTCTGGGCCTCAACCGTCATCAACGAGATCGCGTCGCTCAATATCGGCAGCCGTCCGGCGTCACGCAGCAAGACGCGGCGGATCGAGAACCTACGCGCGATCCCGTGGGTGTTCTCATGGGCGCAGTGCCGCCTGATGCTGCCGGGCTGGTACGGCTTCGGCAGCGCGGTCAGCGAGTGGATCGGCAAGAACCCGGACAAGGGCTTGCCTTTCTTGCGCGAACTCTATCGCGAGTGGCCGTTCTTCGGCATGCTGTTGTCGAACATGGACATGGTGCTGTCCAAGAGCAGCATCGCGGTCGCCTCGCGCTATGCCGAACTGGTGCCGGACAAGACGCTGCGCGACACCATCTTCCTGCGCATCCGCACCGAGTGGCAGAATTCGATCGGCTGGCTGCTGAAGATCATGGAGCAGGACCGGCTGCTCGGGCACAATCCGCTGCTGGAACGCTCGATCCGTCACCGCTTTCCCTATCTCGATCCGCTCAACCATGTGCAGGTCGAGTTTCTCAAGGCCTATCGTTCCAAGAACGAGGACCCGCAGGTGTTGCGCGGCATCCAGATCACGATCAACGGCATCTCGGCGGGATTGCGCAATAGCGGCTAA
- a CDS encoding uroporphyrinogen-III synthase, whose protein sequence is MAGRLSGYRILILETREEAQFSRLLRDQGADVLQCPMFTIEDTPDQNAVGAWIRSAIDQPFDDLVLMTGEGVRRLVAAAKRLGLENEFIAALARPRKFARGPKPVNALRPLGLLADTVVEPPTTEGIIATLARADLKGHRVGLQLYPEKDHGPLLAAVRDAGAMPVPVAPYVYDTKAAQPNIAAAIGEIAAGRVDAVALTSSGQVRRLVEAACTEGAEEELRRGLALTPVASIGPVVSNELQAYGLQTDISPAGDAFFMKPLIQAMIARLTQTPPR, encoded by the coding sequence ATGGCCGGCAGACTAAGCGGATACCGCATCCTCATTCTGGAAACCCGCGAGGAGGCGCAGTTTTCCCGCCTGCTGCGGGATCAGGGCGCGGACGTGCTTCAGTGCCCGATGTTCACCATCGAGGACACGCCCGATCAAAACGCGGTCGGCGCATGGATCAGGAGCGCGATCGATCAGCCGTTCGACGATCTGGTGCTGATGACCGGCGAAGGCGTGCGACGGCTGGTGGCAGCGGCGAAGCGGCTGGGGCTGGAAAACGAATTCATTGCCGCGCTCGCCCGCCCCCGCAAATTCGCGCGCGGCCCCAAGCCCGTGAATGCGCTGCGCCCGCTTGGGCTCCTTGCAGACACAGTGGTGGAGCCGCCGACCACCGAAGGCATCATCGCCACGCTCGCCCGCGCCGATCTCAAGGGTCACCGCGTCGGCTTGCAGCTTTATCCGGAGAAGGATCACGGTCCCCTGCTCGCGGCGGTGCGCGACGCTGGCGCGATGCCCGTTCCGGTCGCGCCTTACGTCTACGACACGAAGGCGGCGCAACCGAACATCGCCGCCGCCATCGGCGAGATCGCGGCGGGCCGTGTCGATGCCGTCGCGCTGACGAGTTCCGGTCAGGTCCGGCGGCTGGTGGAAGCCGCGTGCACGGAAGGAGCCGAGGAGGAGTTGCGGCGGGGACTGGCGCTGACGCCGGTCGCCTCCATCGGGCCGGTCGTCTCGAACGAATTGCAAGCCTATGGCCTGCAAACCGATATCTCCCCCGCAGGCGATGCGTTCTTCATGAAGCCGTTGATCCAGGCCATGATCGCGCGGCTGACGCAGACGCCGCCGCGCTGA
- the purU gene encoding formyltetrahydrofolate deformylase, whose translation MPAQQFVLTLSCANRPGIVSAVSTFLFASGQNILDAQQFDDTETGRFFMRVTFNTVDGSSDLATLRGGFGAIAVPFNMTWQLRDRSEHQRVMLMVSKSTHCLADLLYRWRYTDLPMVPTAIVSNHPRETYEGIEFGDIPFHYLPVARDTKAEQEAQIWKLVQETKTDLVVLARYMQVLSDDLASKLSGRCINIHHSFLPGFKGAKPYHQAHTRGVKLIGATAHYVTGDLDEGPIIEQDVERISHRDPPEILVRKGADIERQVLARGLRYHLEDRVILNGRKTVVFKD comes from the coding sequence ATGCCCGCCCAGCAATTCGTCCTCACCCTGTCCTGCGCCAACCGCCCCGGAATCGTCTCCGCCGTGTCCACCTTCCTGTTCGCCAGCGGGCAGAACATTCTCGACGCCCAGCAGTTCGACGACACCGAGACCGGCCGTTTCTTCATGCGGGTGACGTTCAACACGGTGGACGGCTCGTCCGACCTCGCGACGCTGCGCGGCGGCTTCGGCGCCATCGCGGTGCCGTTCAACATGACCTGGCAATTGCGCGACCGCAGCGAGCATCAGCGCGTCATGCTGATGGTGTCGAAATCGACGCACTGTCTGGCCGATCTGCTGTACCGATGGCGCTATACCGACTTGCCGATGGTGCCGACCGCGATCGTCTCCAACCATCCGCGCGAGACTTATGAGGGCATCGAGTTCGGCGACATCCCGTTCCATTACCTGCCGGTGGCCCGCGACACCAAGGCGGAGCAGGAAGCGCAGATCTGGAAACTCGTGCAGGAGACGAAGACCGATCTCGTCGTGCTGGCGCGCTACATGCAGGTTCTCTCCGACGACCTCGCGTCCAAGCTGTCGGGCCGCTGCATCAACATCCATCACTCGTTCCTGCCGGGGTTCAAGGGCGCCAAGCCCTACCATCAGGCGCACACGCGCGGCGTGAAACTGATCGGTGCGACCGCGCATTACGTCACTGGCGATCTCGACGAAGGCCCGATCATCGAGCAGGATGTCGAACGCATCAGCCACCGCGATCCGCCCGAGATTCTGGTGCGTAAGGGCGCGGACATCGAGCGGCAGGTGCTGGCGCGCGGCCTGCGCTATCATCTGGAGGATCGCGTCATTCTCAACGGCCGCAAGACGGTGGTGTTCAAGGATTGA
- a CDS encoding ABC transporter substrate-binding protein translates to MALSLRTIFCVALAALTLAAQPAAAAEPTLKVGLVLPLSGPLAGTGTQIDNALRLYLEQNGDTIEGTRIEVIVRDDEGNPDRTRDEVKGLIEEDKVDVLAGFGTSPAAAVAAPFATNAKIPMVVMGAQTSLVATRSPFIVRSGATLAQSAATLGKWAAKNGIRNAAALISDYAPGNDALREFSKAFVGDERIVNDEYRIPLTEADLRPPLMQIKGTKPDALFVFVAPWQAREVLEAIAAQGLAKDGIRLIATGDLTDDSMLKTLGPSALGIVTAHFYSAAHPSRANKQFVEAYRTAYGETPGAMAVSGYDGTRLICEALRATKGETNGEGLLKAMKGAEWKSPRGPFAIDPHSREVVQNIYMRKVEDVGGEKQNVEFATFENVRDPNNSGRER, encoded by the coding sequence ATGGCGTTGTCGCTGCGGACCATCTTCTGCGTTGCGTTGGCGGCGTTGACGCTGGCCGCACAACCGGCCGCCGCCGCCGAGCCGACGCTGAAGGTCGGCCTCGTGTTGCCGCTGTCGGGCCCGCTCGCAGGGACGGGCACGCAGATCGACAACGCGCTGCGGCTTTATCTTGAACAGAACGGCGACACCATCGAGGGCACGCGGATCGAGGTGATCGTCCGCGACGACGAGGGCAATCCCGATCGTACCCGCGATGAGGTCAAGGGCCTTATCGAGGAAGACAAGGTCGATGTGCTGGCGGGCTTCGGCACATCGCCCGCCGCCGCCGTTGCCGCGCCATTCGCGACCAACGCGAAGATTCCGATGGTGGTCATGGGCGCGCAGACATCGCTCGTCGCCACGCGCTCGCCCTTCATCGTGCGCAGCGGCGCGACGCTCGCGCAGTCCGCCGCGACGCTCGGCAAATGGGCGGCGAAGAACGGCATCCGCAACGCCGCCGCGCTGATCTCCGATTACGCGCCGGGCAACGACGCGCTGAGGGAGTTCTCGAAAGCGTTTGTCGGTGACGAGCGTATCGTGAACGACGAATACAGGATTCCGCTGACCGAGGCCGACCTTCGCCCACCGCTGATGCAGATCAAGGGCACGAAGCCCGACGCGCTGTTCGTGTTCGTGGCGCCATGGCAGGCCCGCGAGGTGCTGGAGGCCATCGCCGCGCAAGGACTTGCGAAAGACGGCATCAGACTGATCGCGACAGGCGATCTCACCGACGATTCCATGCTGAAGACCCTCGGCCCCTCCGCGCTCGGAATCGTGACCGCGCATTTCTATTCCGCCGCGCACCCGTCGCGCGCGAACAAGCAATTCGTCGAAGCGTATCGCACGGCCTATGGCGAGACGCCGGGCGCGATGGCGGTGAGCGGTTATGACGGCACCCGCCTGATCTGCGAGGCGCTGCGGGCCACGAAGGGCGAGACGAACGGTGAGGGCCTTCTCAAGGCCATGAAGGGAGCGGAGTGGAAAAGCCCGCGTGGCCCGTTTGCGATCGATCCGCACAGCCGCGAGGTGGTGCAGAACATCTATATGCGCAAGGTCGAGGACGTAGGCGGTGAAAAGCAGAACGTCGAGTTCGCAACCTTCGAGAATGTCAGAGACCCGAACAATTCCGGCCGCGAGCGCTGA
- a CDS encoding sigma-70 family RNA polymerase sigma factor yields the protein MNVRQPDGITGLFETQRPRLVRLAYRMLGSLAEAEDVVQDAWLRWQDVDHAKVESAPAFLSRIVTRLCLDVMKSARVRRESYVGSWLPEPVIEEDDGPDEDNLTLTLMLALERLSPLERAAFLLHDVFGVALDEVATTIEREPAAVRQLATRARQHVQDARPRYTVAQDEGNRIAEAFFTASRSGDTDGLRALLAQNVVVRSDGGGKVHAFLNPIVGLSAVLRMYEGLTRKLGVRDGGFYKPVRIDGLPGYVSYERDNVFQTTAFEIEDGKIVTVYITRNPDKLRHVAKAFAITAPESQLRN from the coding sequence ATGAACGTGCGGCAGCCTGACGGCATAACCGGCCTGTTCGAGACGCAGCGGCCCCGGCTGGTGCGTCTCGCTTATCGCATGCTCGGCTCGCTCGCCGAAGCCGAGGATGTGGTGCAGGACGCATGGTTGCGCTGGCAGGATGTCGACCATGCCAAGGTCGAATCCGCTCCCGCGTTTCTCTCGCGCATCGTCACGCGGCTTTGCCTCGACGTGATGAAATCCGCGCGCGTGCGCCGCGAATCCTATGTCGGCTCGTGGCTGCCCGAGCCGGTGATCGAGGAGGATGACGGCCCGGATGAAGACAATCTCACGCTCACGCTGATGCTCGCGCTGGAACGGCTCTCGCCGCTCGAACGCGCGGCCTTCCTGCTTCACGACGTGTTCGGCGTCGCGCTGGACGAAGTCGCGACCACCATCGAACGCGAACCCGCCGCCGTCCGGCAACTGGCGACACGGGCGCGCCAGCACGTTCAGGACGCACGCCCCCGTTACACGGTTGCGCAGGACGAGGGCAACCGCATCGCCGAGGCTTTCTTTACGGCGTCGCGCAGCGGCGACACCGACGGACTGCGCGCGCTCCTCGCGCAGAATGTCGTGGTGCGCTCCGACGGCGGCGGCAAGGTTCACGCTTTCCTCAATCCGATTGTCGGCTTGAGCGCCGTGCTGCGGATGTATGAAGGCCTGACGCGGAAGCTCGGCGTCAGGGACGGCGGCTTCTACAAGCCGGTGCGGATCGACGGCTTGCCGGGCTATGTCAGCTATGAGCGCGACAACGTCTTCCAGACCACGGCTTTCGAGATCGAGGACGGCAAGATCGTGACCGTCTACATCACCCGCAATCCCGACAAGCTGCGGCATGTCGCGAAGGCGTTCGCCATCACGGCACCGGAGTCGCAATTGCGGAACTAG